The genomic interval AGGTGAAGCCGCCGGGCGCTGAGTGCGACCCGGCGGCTTCGAAGTGGAGTCGTCGGGTCAGCCCGCTACGCGTACCGCGAGGGCGTCGCCGATCTCGTCGGTCGTACGCGTGGCGGCCTCATCGCGCTCCGCGAGGTCGGCGGAGACGGCGTCCTCGATGCGCGCGGCCTCGGTCTCATAGCCGAGGTGGCGCAGCAGGAGGGCGACGGAGAGGACCGTGGCGGTCGGGTCGGCCTTGCCCTGCCCCGCGATGTCGGGGGCGGAGCCGTGGACCGGCTCGAACATCGACGGGAACGCGCCCGTCGGGTTGATGTTGCCGGAGGCGGCCAGGCCGATACCGCCGGAGACGGCGGCGGCGAGGTCGGTCAGGATGTCGCCGAAGAGGTTGTCGGTGACGATGACGTCGAAGCGCTCCGGCTGGGTGACGAAGAAGATCGTCGCGGCGTCGACGTGCAGGTAGTCGGTGCTGACCTGCGGATACTCGGCGGCGACCCGGTCGAAGGTGTTCTTCCACAGGTGGCCGGCGTAGACGAGGACGTTGTTCTTGTGGACCAGCGTCAGCTTCTTGCGCGGGCGGGCCGCCGCACGCTCGAAGGCGTCCCGGACCACGCGCTCGACGCCGTACGCCGTGTTGAGGCTGACCTCGGTGGCGACCTCGGCGGGGGTGCCGGTGCGCAGCGAGCCGCCGTTGC from Streptomyces sp. CA-278952 carries:
- a CDS encoding 3-isopropylmalate dehydrogenase, whose protein sequence is MSRSIDLAVIPGDGIGQEVVAQGLKVLNAVLPQDVKLETKEYDLGAQRWHRTGDTLPDAELEALKNHDAILLGAIGDPSVPSGVLERGLLLKLRFAFDHFINLRPSKLFPNTATPLAGRPDIDFVVVREGTEGPYTGNGGSLRTGTPAEVATEVSLNTAYGVERVVRDAFERAAARPRKKLTLVHKNNVLVYAGHLWKNTFDRVAAEYPQVSTDYLHVDAATIFFVTQPERFDVIVTDNLFGDILTDLAAAVSGGIGLAASGNINPTGAFPSMFEPVHGSAPDIAGQGKADPTATVLSVALLLRHLGYETEAARIEDAVSADLAERDEAATRTTDEIGDALAVRVAG